AGtgtggggggctgcgggggccggggctggcagAGGAGACAGCTTGTAGGTAGGCGGGAGCTGCCAGGAGCGAGGGAGGTGGTGCTGAGCAGCTCCTGGCATGATTTTGCAGAGAGCTGTCGatgctgccaaaaaaaccccatggtGGCAGCTCAGATGGAGGGGCTGAAACTTGCCCCTTGCTGAAACTTGCTGGGGAGCCACCTGGGATAGAGACAGCAAACTCCATCCCTGCGGGAATCATCCTGGTCCTGCATCTCAGAGGTGGCTCCATCCCTTCTGGGTCCAGCATCTCCACCATGCAGGGATCCCAGCAGCCATCCCAGCTCTCCCCCATCACCTTAACCCTTGTCGATCTTTCGTAGGCATCTTGGCCGAGGCGCGTTTTAAGGCGGACAATGAGGTTTTGCAGATGCTGGCTGGGAACTCCTCCCAGACTCTGTTGGAGCGTTGTTCCGGTGAGAGCCCGGCTGCAGCCCCGGGGATGGCACCGTTCAGATGGGGCACCCGCATCTGAACCAGTagatgctttatttattttttttggcaaCCAGTCTCCAAGCCCTgcatccttccctccctgccagaGTAGGAAGCGGCTCCGTCGGGATACGGGGTCTTATGGGTGGGGACATCCCCGTCCCCAGCCCAGAAAGGGACCAGCCGGCGGAGAGACCAGGTGGCTGCGTCAGGGTGGGGAGATGCTGCTTCTTCCACCCGAAAAGGGACACGTCCCCAAGGGTCCTTCTGTCCCTGTCTTTTCCCTGCTGTCCCCGTCTTGTCCCTATGCACCCGATGACTTTCTGCCTTGTCCGCAGAGCTCCTCTTTGGCCAAGCCAGGGCACAGCCCCAGGAGGTGAATGGTGTCCTGGGGGGGACCGtgctgctctccccagctctgccccccaACAAGACAGTGAAGGAAATCGAGTGGAGCTTTTCAGATGGTGACAGTGCCACCATTCAAGTGGCAGAGTTTGGCCCCGGCGGCTTTGAGCGCCCTGACCCCAAGGACCGGTTCAAGGACCGGCTGGAGATGTTCAACAAGATGGCGCTGAAGATCAGGGCCTTGGAGCGGGGCGACAGTGGGGTCTACGGGGCTCGGATTAAACTGCAGCCGGCACTGGTGGAGGATCAGTTCTTCAACCTCTCCATCTATGGTGAGCGGCTGCATGCTGGGGATTtggcagaggtgctgggggcAAACCTAGAAAGCCCTGAGTGCGAGCACTAACCCCTTtacaggtggggaaactgaggcacggagcaATGTTGGGGTTTACCAGGGTTAGGTTAGACCCCAGCCTTTGCACCCCAGTGCCTGCAGCCCCTCAAGCTCTGCAAAAGGCCAAATCCTGCCACCGCAGGGGTACCCGGGCTGGCCGTGCCATGCCCCGCTGGGGACAAGCATGACGGTGGGGATGAGCAGGGTGGAGAAATCCCTGCCGTCCCATGCTGATCCGTCCCCTCCATTGGATGCAGAGTCGGTGCCAAGCCCCCGGACCCGCAGCCAGCTCCTGGCCAGCACCCTGGAGTGGTGCAACCTGACGTTGCAGTGCCAGGGCGCCGGGAAAGGCGCCGTCAATGTCACCTGGAAGAAGGACAACATCATCCGGGACCTGACCTCTGACCGCCACCAGCTCTCCCCGGACGGGACCACCCTACGGTTGGCCCTACCACCCACCGCCGCCAACGTCACCTACGCCTGCACCGTCAGCAACCCTGCTGACCAGAAGGTCGTCCTCTTTGACCTGCAAGCCATCTGCCAAAGCGGAGGTGAGACCCTCGCCCCGGGGATGCATAGGTGTCCGACATCAGCTGGCTGGCTTGGCATGGGTGGGGGGCTCAGCCCTTGACGAGGGGTTGGCACCACTCTCTCTGCCCGCCCAGGGGGACAGACGTCCTTCTCAAAGTCGGGGTACATCGTCCTGACCCTCATCCTGCTGGCGGTGAGCTTGGGGGGAGCCTTCTGGTGCTGGCGGATGAATAGTGAGAAGGCAGCAGACCCAGGCAAGTGAAGCCGCCCCCCTCCCTGAGAGCTGGCATGGCTTTGAGGGGCCCGGGGGAGTGTGTGTGGGAGCTCCTGGCCCCCCCTCATGCCCTGCTCCCCTGCAGCTGCCACCCCCACAGCGCCCGCCGAGGAGAGCCCCTCTGACCCCCAGTACGCCGAGATCGTGCGCCGGAGCCCCCCGGAAGGTAATGACCAGGTGAGGCccccggggggctgggggctgctgcccaaggagggctgtgctgggggatCCCAGCCATGCTGAGGGGGTCCCAGCCAAACTGGGGTCCCAGCCATGCTGGGGTCCTGACAACTCCAGGAGTCCCAGTCATGCCGGGAGTCATGGCAACACTGGGGGTCCCAGCCACATTGGGGGTCTTGGCTGACTGGGAGTCCTGGCCACGCTGGGGTCCTAACAACACTGGGGGCCCCAGCCATGCCAGGGGGTCCTGGCCAAACTGGGGTCCCAGCCACACTGGGCTTATGACAACACTGGGGGTCCCAGCCACAGCGGAGTCCTTTTCAAACTGGGGGTCCTGCCAAACCGGGGGTCCTGGCCACACCAGGGTCTTGGCTACACCAGGGGTCCCAGTCACGCTGAGGTCATGGCATCATGGGGGCCCCAGCCTCACTGGGGGTCCCAGTCACACTGGAGTCATGGCCACACTGGGGTCATGGCCATACTGGGGGTCCCAGCAATGCAGGGGTCCCACCAaccctgggggtcccagccACACCAGCGTCCCAGCCACACCGGGGACGTGGGCACACTGGGGATCCTGACCACAGCAGTGTCCTGGCCCCATGGGCCACTCATGGGTGCAGGCTGAACTCCGTGCCAGGGCAGAGCAACCCGCAGGcgctccccagggctggggaggggagtggggctggTGGGTCCCTCAGCAGCCCCCCAATTTCTGCCGCAGGGCCTCAGTCACCCTGAAAATAACCAGGAGCAGAGCCCGCCACAGAAAGCACTGGTCACCACCGTCTATGAGCAGATCCACCGGGCGCCAGAGGACACAGCCGAAGAGGTGACATAGGCCCTCAGGTgcgggggggctgcccccaAAAAAGGACTGATGCCGGGTTGGGGGGGTGTCTGTATGTGGGGACCCGCTGAACCTTCATCACTGCACACTGCGGAGGCTGAAGGGGCTCCTTTTTCCTGCAGGCACCCGCAGAGCCGGAGCATCGGGATTTCCCGGAAGGGCTGTAAAGTGCGTTGTGTGCCAAATCCGAACCCTTCAGCCCCCGTTTTGGCTCCGGGGATGGGAGGCACCATCTCGGGGCGATAACCGGCCGGATgctttcccccccacctccggTTTCTCTCCAATCTCCTTGTCTGATGCCCTTTGAGACTGTTTTGGGGAGCAGGATCCCGGACCAAGGCAGAGACAAGCAGCGGCGAAGCTGGGGGACCCTCCGTGGTCCCCAGATACCCCGGGATGCTCTGGGATGGggacacacacccacacacacaccggGGTTCACCTCCCACGTGCCGCCACTGCTGGGCttggccggggctgggggcattggggagggcaggggcacaTCCTGGTGCCAGCCAGGCCATGCTGCTTCAGCACGGCACTGCACGTCCAGGATGAGACCCCCTTGGGCAGactgacacccccccaccccatcccactcCCACCCATTCCCAGGCCTCCCTCCCAACCTTCAGCTCCCCCCCCGGAGCCTCACAGGGACCCTCTGTGGGGAGATGCCCACGCAGGGTGGACCTGCCCACCCGCTTCGCCGCTGCCACAGAgacacggggaggggggacactggggtgtccccccagccccgtcccaTGCAGCTTCCACTGGAGTGGACCCGGGTGGCATCTCCGGGGCCATGGAGGGATGCAGAAGGGACTGTCGCCCACGCAGACCCGCCGAGAagcacccccccttccccactcccTGAGCTGTTGCCTGTGTAGCCCGTGTTGTGACGATGGAGGGGTTGTCTCACTGCCTGTGTGTCCAGCACCTACTGTCACGGGGCCCCTCGCTCGGCCAGACCTCCCGCCGTTgtaaaaacagcaaataaatgttGGTGAGATCACAGGGGAGAGCTGGTGGAGCGGGCACGCGTGGGCGTGCGTGGGCGTGcaagcgtgtgtgtgtgcatgcatgtgcgtgtgtgtgcatgcacgcGCGTGTGCACACGTACACCTCTTTCTCTCTGCGCATCCGCACGTGGACCCGTTGCAGTAAAAACATCCTGGGGCCATTCAAACTGCCCAGGTTTGGGGCTGCAGCCCAAGAAACCCCAGCCCGGCCCCCTGTGTGCAGAGGGGGGACACAGCTGCCTCTCGCTTCCCTTTTTCGAAAGGCAGCAGCGGCGTGACCTCTGCTTGTGGTCTGTGTGCTGCCTGGGGCCAGCCcggccccccccatccctccccgaAACCCAGGGGGCTCTCGCAGCCTGACCCTCCGTCACAGCTGGGAGTCCCAAGGGGTGACAACCGCcatggggacagggcagggctgtccccagaGACCTGCTCCTCTTTTAcctgtcttctgctgctgcGGTGGGGGTTTTGGTGCAGCAAAAGCTTCTCAAGCAAAGACTTTGCTGCTGGTGGTAAGAAACTGGCCGAGCCCCCAGCAAGAAATGCAGCATCGGGGCAGGGGAACGGGATATCCCGGGTGCTGGGAACCCAACCAGGACATTTCCAAGCCAACAGGGACCCTCTCCCCTCAAGTTAAAGCCAGGGAAACCTTCCTCGGGAAGAGCAGCCACCCCAGCTTGGCCCCATGGTGGGAACAAGGACTCATCCTTATCCCAGGTGTGCTCAGCTCCATAcaggcagccagcccagctAGTATTATTTACCcaacagcaggcaggagcagacaGCATCCAGCTCCTTCCTTTATTTATTACACCTGGTTCCCAGGGGGAAATCAAAGGCTGGGCAGTGGGGATCAgcttgggggttttggggatCAGCAAAAAACCCTTGGTGCAGCTGGAGGGAGAGATCCCACTGACCCCGACCCATGGCTGGGCTGTGCCGGCTGTGGCTTGGCGACGTCCCCATGGTGTCCTTGCGTCACCCCTCCCCTGGGAAGGTGCGTTACCATACGTGGGTAGATTTGCATGTTCACTCCCTCCAAGCTGGTACATAGAGCTGAGATCAAGGTTTTGAGCTCGCAGCAGTGTTGGAGCAATGGGGATGTCGCTCGGCCGCCCACGTCCCCGCGTCCCCTGGCTGCTGGCGCTGCTCCTCATGGTGGCAGGTAGGAGTGAGGGGAGGGCAGCAACTGTGCTGGGGGGGACCATGGCTGTTCCAATGCTTGCAACCCCCATTTTTTAGGGAGTGGGCGGTGGTGGGAGAGAGCTGGGGAGTGTGGCTTTGGGTCCCAGTTGCAAAATGAACCCTAGCACTGGgagtttaaaaaatacatgaaatattaAGGGCAAGAACAGGAATTTCCCTCTACAAAGAAGCCGGGAATGATGCACCAGGGCATTGGTGGTTCCTTGCTGGGGCGAGCTGGGGCTGCTTGCTTGCAGCTGATGGGGGGAAATGATGTGGGGCATTGCTCAGCCTCCCCTCCTCACTTTACTGCCGGCATAAATCAATCCTCGAGAGGTTTACAGACCCCAGGGCCAGCACCTGGGGctgtttcctccttcttctgctctgtggctgctgctggatgCCCTCGGCCCAGCCAACCCGccacaggaaaaaggaaaattaattttggcgAGTTACGGAGGAAGGCGGCAAGGAGGGGCAATCTCCCCTCTTTGTTTGCCTGTGTGTTTccatgaggaggaagagggaggccAAAGGGTGGCTTGGCCCTGGACTGCTCCGGCTGTGCTGCAGCATTACTGCTACATACCCACCTCTTCGGGGCTTGAGGGGGGGCCCTGTATCCTGCAGCTGTCGGGTGCACCTGGAAAACGCTCGATGGGTGCAATGAGTGGTCAGGGGTTGGGTGCTGCCCAGCGTTTAACCACCACCTAGCTGGGTGCCCCCGGGGATGGCTGGGACACGGCAGTGCCATGGTCTCACTCCCTACCACCACACACCGCCGCTGAACTGAGCGCAGCGTCCCGCCAGCACCCGACGTGGTGGTACCCAAATGAATCCCCCAACTCTGCTCCCAGGGGAGCGCATGCCCTgaactggggggtgggggtgtccaCGGCCATGCTCGCGTGATGGGGGGATGCACCCCCCAACGCTGCGCTGGTGCGTGCGGTTTGCAGCTATGCTGGCTGCGTGGTGCCCttcacctctccttcctctctgaaaaacaaagcgGTGGAGGGAGAGGTCAGAGCCGGCCCCAAAGCACGCAAGAGGTGAACAGCCGGCGAGTTGGGGTGCAGAATGAGCCTTGCAGTGTGGGGACAtggctgtctgtctgtctttccccTGTCTGGGGGTGGCTGCATCAACATCTTGCAGCATTCAACATCTTGGAGTCGCATCGCCCGGcgtgggcagctctgctgctgggagcatcTCACTGTCACCCCAGGAACAGAGGGGCTgcgcccccccccaaaagctcAGCGCTgagctgccccacagccctggaCGGAGGGTCCCTGTCGCGACTGGGACCCATGGGAACGTTTCCCAAAGGTTTAACCTCAAATGTGCCCCGGTTTGAGCCTCGCTTGGGCGCAGGCATGATGGGGAGAGCATCCCCATCCTCTCCGTGAAGCCCTGGCTGGTCCCTATCATGGGGATGACCCATGCACAGTGTGGGGTGACACTGGGACAACACAAGATGATACTGGGAAGGCACCACAAGTGCCCAGCATCCCCCCTGGCGCTGGGGGATGCCTAGCCCCGTGCGTGGTACCCAGCCACCagggatgctggcaggagaggtgATGGGTGTAGGATTAAATGAATCATCTCAGGCAGGCACTGCACTCTCATGAGTAAGGCACCAGTGGGCAGGTGCCCACAGATACCTCAGGTGGGGGCTGTGGGCAAGAACAGGGGGTCTGCTGGGGGTCCCCATCCTCCACACTATCCCTGTCCCGGCcaggctgcccagccctggcatGTGAACGGCATCCTGGGGGGGTCCGTGCTGCTCTCCCAGGCTCTGTCCCCCAGCAAGACAGTGAAGGAGATCGAGTGGAGCTTTTCAGTCGGTGCCGGTGCCACCATTCAGGTGGCAGAGTTTGGCCCCGGTGGCTTCAAGCGCCCCGACCCCAAGGACCAGTTCAAGGACCAGCTGGAGATGTTCAACAGGACAGCACTGCAGATCGGGGCCCTGGAGTGAGGCGACAGTGGGGTCTACGGGGCTTGGATTAAACTGCACCTGGCGGTGGTGGAGAATCAGTCCTTCAACCTCTCCGTCCATGGTGAGtggctgcaaagcagcaggtggtagaGTTGGGTTTACAGCCCCAgcggggctgcggggcaggCAATAAAACCCTTCTACACCTGGAGTTATCAGCGCccaggaaaggggaagagaaattgCTCTTGCTGCTGAGCATCTGTCATGGGAATTTTCCTGGGATTATGACTAACCACAATCCACCCCCACCTGCACTTCCCCTTCCCACACCCCCTCGCTGCCCGTCCGGCCCAGCTCGCTCTCCCTGGGGGATCAAGGGTGTCCCAGGGTGTCCTCGGGGTGTCCCTGGGCAGGCTGGGTCCTATGACAGGTTTGGTTTACACCTTAAACAGGGCTGGTGCCAGTGCTGGGGATCCAGCACCGGCTGCTCTCCCTCACCACCCAAGGGTGCAATGTCACCCTGTGGTGCTGGGTGCCAGCCGGCAGCGATGCTGAAGCCGTCTGGCAGCTCGGCAGCTCCCCCAGGACGCCATGGGGACAGCTCTGTGAAGACAGCCAGACGCTGTGCCTGGCCATGCCTGCCAGCCCCTTCAACTCCAGCTACACCTGCGTAGCCCGAAATCCC
This genomic interval from Buteo buteo chromosome 11, bButBut1.hap1.1, whole genome shotgun sequence contains the following:
- the LOC142036385 gene encoding SLAM family member 8-like isoform X1 codes for the protein MEGELARSKAQLPSLLLALLSLWPELLFGQARAQPQEVNGVLGGTVLLSPALPPNKTVKEIEWSFSDGDSATIQVAEFGPGGFERPDPKDRFKDRLEMFNKMALKIRALERGDSGVYGARIKLQPALVEDQFFNLSIYESVPSPRTRSQLLASTLEWCNLTLQCQGAGKGAVNVTWKKDNIIRDLTSDRHQLSPDGTTLRLALPPTAANVTYACTVSNPADQKVVLFDLQAICQSGGGQTSFSKSGYIVLTLILLAVSLGGAFWCWRMNSEKAADPAATPTAPAEESPSDPQYAEIVRRSPPEGNDQGLSHPENNQEQSPPQKALVTTVYEQIHRAPEDTAEEAPAEPEHRDFPEGL
- the LOC142036385 gene encoding SLAM family member 8-like isoform X2, whose product is MEGELARSKAQLPSLLLALLSLWPELLFGQARAQPQEVNGVLGGTVLLSPALPPNKTVKEIEWSFSDGDSATIQVAEFGPGGFERPDPKDRFKDRLEMFNKMALKIRALERGDSGVYGARIKLQPALVEDQFFNLSIYESVPSPRTRSQLLASTLEWCNLTLQCQGAGKGAVNVTWKKDNIIRDLTSDRHQLSPDGTTLRLALPPTAANVTYACTVSNPADQKVVLFDLQAICQSGGGQTSFSKSGYIVLTLILLAVSLGGAFWCWRMNSEKAADPAATPTAPAEESPSDPQYAEIVRRSPPEGNDQGLSHPENNQEQSPPQKALVTTVYEQIHRAPEDTAEEVT